The Edaphobacter sp. 12200R-103 genome contains a region encoding:
- a CDS encoding DUF5597 domain-containing protein has product MLFILLAVAPRIFTQQIVTQLPRIDRTGRHPALIVDGTPFLMLGAQINNSSAWPSTLPAVWTTMAELGANTVEAPVYWETLEPEEGHFDFSQVDALLTGARAHRLHLVLLWFGTWKNGSPGYAPHWVKSDPQRFPLVRKPDGEPVFSLSPFGKETLAADIRAFTALMKHIKSADPDHIVLMVQVENETGVWGSMRDNGKEANVAFAAPVPAAVLNSMGMHDSKGTWAEVFKADADEFFCAWSIARYVEAVTAAGKAVLPLPMYVNAALRDPLQPSAPLTYESGGPTYDVLALWHATAPSLDALAPDIYLPDYAKYTAVLDQYAFSWNALFIPEMGNRADYARYFSSALGHGAFGFSPFGMDATGYSSFPLGAKRLDEQTLAPFAWNYAVAGPLQRELATWLRDDRVRGVAEDPAHHTAEVKLPGSAGKPAHWQSTVSFGLPAFGMGTAAPGNKAPEGEALIVSLGPDEFLVTGRQCRVDFNPTGTASNRHRMWDIVEEGSYQGGQWVRTRLWNGDQTDYGLNFGKEAIWLRVRLQTF; this is encoded by the coding sequence TTGCTTTTTATACTTCTCGCCGTCGCTCCGCGAATATTTACCCAACAAATAGTTACTCAGCTTCCGCGCATCGACAGGACCGGTCGTCATCCGGCGCTGATTGTGGATGGCACTCCTTTCCTCATGCTGGGAGCACAAATAAATAACTCGTCGGCCTGGCCGTCGACGCTGCCTGCCGTTTGGACCACTATGGCAGAGCTTGGTGCGAATACGGTGGAGGCCCCGGTGTATTGGGAGACACTGGAGCCGGAGGAAGGGCATTTCGATTTCTCTCAGGTGGATGCCCTCCTTACCGGCGCTCGTGCGCACCGTCTGCATCTCGTATTGCTCTGGTTTGGTACGTGGAAGAACGGCAGTCCAGGCTATGCGCCCCATTGGGTCAAAAGTGACCCGCAGCGATTTCCGCTCGTTCGCAAGCCCGACGGTGAGCCGGTCTTTTCGCTCTCGCCGTTCGGTAAAGAGACACTCGCGGCTGACATCCGAGCATTTACTGCACTGATGAAACACATCAAAAGTGCGGACCCTGACCACATTGTCCTGATGGTTCAGGTGGAGAACGAGACCGGCGTCTGGGGCTCGATGCGGGATAACGGAAAGGAAGCGAACGTTGCTTTTGCCGCTCCTGTGCCCGCCGCCGTGCTCAACAGCATGGGAATGCACGATAGCAAAGGCACGTGGGCTGAGGTCTTCAAAGCCGATGCAGATGAGTTTTTCTGCGCGTGGTCCATCGCGCGTTACGTGGAGGCCGTTACGGCGGCTGGAAAGGCCGTGCTCCCGCTGCCGATGTATGTAAACGCAGCGCTGCGGGACCCACTACAGCCGAGCGCTCCGCTGACCTATGAAAGCGGTGGCCCTACCTATGACGTGCTTGCCTTGTGGCATGCTACGGCGCCCTCGCTCGATGCGCTGGCGCCTGATATCTACCTGCCTGACTACGCAAAGTACACTGCGGTTCTCGATCAGTACGCCTTCTCCTGGAACGCATTGTTCATCCCAGAGATGGGCAACCGCGCTGACTACGCACGCTACTTTAGCTCGGCTCTAGGCCACGGAGCCTTCGGTTTCTCTCCATTTGGGATGGATGCAACGGGCTACTCCAGCTTTCCACTCGGGGCGAAGCGGCTCGATGAACAGACGCTTGCGCCATTCGCCTGGAACTATGCCGTGGCAGGTCCCCTGCAGCGGGAGCTTGCTACCTGGCTGCGCGACGACCGCGTCCGGGGCGTAGCGGAGGATCCAGCCCATCACACCGCTGAGGTGAAACTGCCGGGAAGCGCCGGAAAGCCTGCTCACTGGCAATCTACTGTTTCCTTCGGGTTGCCCGCATTCGGAATGGGTACGGCAGCACCCGGCAATAAAGCACCGGAGGGAGAGGCGCTGATCGTCAGCCTGGGCCCCGACGAGTTCCTTGTGACCGGCCGTCAGTGCCGGGTGGACTTCAACCCCACGGGCACCGCTTCCAACCGCCATCGCATGTGGGACATCGTGGAAGAAGGCAGCTATCAGGGCGGTCAGTGGGTACGCACGCGTCTCTGGAACGGCGACCAGACGGATTACGGCCTGAACTTCGGCAAAGAGGCAATTTGGCTAAGGGTGCGCCTGCAAACGTTCTGA